The genome window GAACATGCCTTAGTGCCACTTACTCAGCTTTGTCTTTCACCAGTGCACTCACTTCATTGATGGCCCATTGATATGTCTCTGAAGCTTCCTTAAATTCAGCCAGATGTTGCTCATAGCTCTGAATACATGCCAGAAGGTGATCTCTTTCCACTGCTCCCAAGATGGCACGCAGAATTATTTCAATGCCAAGCCCCAGAACACTAATGCCCATTCCTCCAAGAACAGACACCCCAATCTGAGCGAGCAGCGCAACTAGTTTGTTAACAGTAACCTTTATAAGGTTTGAGCCTATTAATTTTACAACTATTGCACCTGCACTAGCAGTGGCCTCTCCAAGAACAATTGAAACAATCTTATGAGCTGTGGCAATTTTTTCCAATTCAGGCTGTTTAATATCATAAAGTTTTTGATATATTCCCGGTGCTagcttttccttcatttctttgtcAAAAATTCCCCAACTTTTGCTGAATATCATTCATGGCTTGTATAATAATGTCACAGTTTTCTTTGATGGAgcctctttctttcattttaatgtgaGTAATTCTGGCCCCCAGGTGTGCGTTCAGTGCGCCAATCAGATCATTGGTTGCCTTACAATTGAGCTGCATACAAGTGAGCAGCTGCTGGTGCAGGTCAATGACATCCTGGCGCCTCTTTGGATTATTTGGATAGAGAAGATCACTTAAATTCATTCTGTGAAGATAACCTGATAATGAAACATGAAAACAGAGTTGTCATAGATTACTGATCCCCAGGATGGTACCCAACAGTGTGTTTCCTGGAACCCACTTattctttcccaaagcaaaggGTCAATCCCATCTTTCTTCAACTTCATTACAGGAGGCGGTACTTCCAAAGAACCAAGGAGACTTTATTTCTGCAGGGCGTGCCCAATATAGGAGAATGCTAGGCACTGAACCTctcaacattttgtgactggacCCAgccttcatggcagccattttgttattggtCCTGCCTACTCCCATGGCAGGCATTTTACTGCTGCACTTACtatctgttctcaaaattccaaaagtgcccacaggttcaacaagGTTGAGGACCTACCATAGACCTTAGAAATGGCATTGTGGAGTAATTTGGCCTTAGGTTTGCTTCAAAAGGATAAAGATGATAACAATAAAAGTTGTTGCACCATAGATTAAATGGAAATAACACAGAGCCCATTTTCCCAGAAACCCTGGGAACTATAGTTCTGTGAGGCAGGTTATGAATCTCACAGAATACTCGGCACTTGCATTCCTACTCCACACGTCAACAACCTACAACTCCCAGAATTCTTTGGAGGAAGTACTGATActgatttaaaacagttaaaatttaTAATACACGTAAATAATGTCTACTTAACTGTGTACTTCTTTATAGTTAATCCAGAATCCCATAGTTTACACATTAACATCTAGAGTCTAATTCTCCCTTTCTTGCTCTTCCAGTCTCCAGCAATACCATCCTTTACCTAACCACATCCATAACATACAAATGATCAATGCAAGCACTTACCTCATGTTTCAGTTTTGCGCAATGAGTTTGAGGCCTTGTTTGTAGACCTGATGCTGTTGACTTTTAAGCTGTTGCTGGTCAGTGGTGCAGGCATAATCATGCTGATCTGCACTGTTGTGTTGTTGCAGTGTTTTGGGCTTACTCATAATGCCAGCTCAGCATTACAAGTCACGAGGCAGAGGCACTGTGTTCTCTGCTA of Sphaerodactylus townsendi isolate TG3544 linkage group LG06, MPM_Stown_v2.3, whole genome shotgun sequence contains these proteins:
- the SMCO3 gene encoding LOW QUALITY PROTEIN: single-pass membrane and coiled-coil domain-containing protein 3 (The sequence of the model RefSeq protein was modified relative to this genomic sequence to represent the inferred CDS: deleted 1 base in 1 codon), which encodes MNLSDLLYPNNPKRRQDVIDLHQQLLTCMQLNCKATNDLIGALNAHLGARITHIKMKERGSIKENCDIIIQAMNDIQQKLGNFDKEMKEKLAPGIYQKLYDIKQPELEKIATAHKIVSIVLGEATASAGAIVVKLIGSNLIKVTVNKLVALLAQIGVSVLGGMGISVLGLGIEIILRAILGAVERDHLLACIQSYEQHLAEFKEASETYQWAINEVSALVKDKAE